The proteins below come from a single Chitinophaga pinensis DSM 2588 genomic window:
- the atpC gene encoding ATP synthase F1 subunit epsilon: MLLEVLTPERKLYSGEVYGVQLPGIDGLFEVLDRHAPLIAALGKGRMKVLKDKTQSEFYNIEGGFVEVYRNKATVLVEGAEAK; encoded by the coding sequence ATGTTATTAGAAGTATTAACACCTGAAAGAAAACTGTATTCCGGCGAAGTGTATGGTGTACAGCTGCCAGGCATTGACGGTCTTTTCGAAGTGCTGGACAGGCACGCACCGTTGATCGCTGCCCTGGGCAAAGGCAGGATGAAGGTGCTGAAAGATAAAACACAGAGCGAGTTCTATAACATAGAAGGTGGTTTCGTGGAAGTGTACAGAAATAAAGCAACTGTGCTTGTTGAAGGCGCGGAAGCGAAATAA
- a CDS encoding HesA/MoeB/ThiF family protein, whose amino-acid sequence MALIEKELAHFKHAIAVPGMGVAMQEKLKETRVLVVGAGGLGSPVIQYLSASGVGVIGIADYGVITDEDMHRQPIYQMQDLRKHKAKMAASRLWASNPFTKHYPLLLQVKPENIKQLLEGMDLVIDCSQHHATHLVINDACVAHGKPFVIGEVHNWVSWWAGFNIAPASGDAAASYRCNLDMIDDHRNFDAGAIGVTHGATGMMIVNEVLKYIAGVPDGLANKFYSMNFLHNTYQVNTLFPDAGILADIRAKGVLTAEEYGIDIVPDIED is encoded by the coding sequence ATGGCATTAATCGAAAAAGAACTTGCGCATTTTAAACACGCTATTGCCGTTCCGGGTATGGGTGTTGCAATGCAGGAAAAACTGAAGGAAACGCGCGTATTGGTAGTAGGCGCCGGTGGATTGGGATCTCCGGTGATACAGTATTTAAGCGCAAGTGGCGTTGGTGTAATCGGTATTGCCGATTATGGTGTAATTACTGATGAAGATATGCACAGGCAACCCATCTATCAGATGCAGGACCTGCGTAAACATAAGGCTAAAATGGCTGCCAGCCGCTTGTGGGCGAGCAATCCTTTTACCAAACATTATCCTTTACTGTTACAGGTAAAGCCGGAAAATATTAAACAACTGCTGGAAGGTATGGACCTCGTGATCGATTGTTCCCAGCATCATGCGACGCATCTCGTGATCAACGATGCCTGTGTGGCGCATGGTAAACCTTTCGTGATCGGTGAGGTACATAACTGGGTGTCCTGGTGGGCAGGTTTTAATATCGCGCCCGCCAGTGGTGATGCAGCTGCTTCTTACCGTTGTAACCTCGACATGATCGATGATCACCGTAATTTCGATGCAGGCGCTATCGGTGTTACACATGGTGCTACGGGTATGATGATCGTGAATGAAGTGCTGAAATACATTGCCGGTGTACCTGACGGGCTGGCCAACAAATTCTATAGCATGAATTTCCTGCATAACACCTACCAGGTGAACACACTGTTCCCGGATGCCGGTATACTGGCGGATATCAGGGCGAAAGGCGTGCTGACAGCAGAAGAATATGGTATAGACATCGTACCGGATATTGAAGACTAA
- a CDS encoding GNAT family N-acetyltransferase — protein MLSIRNLLPPLIIPGHVADLYEQAFPAEERRNLTAQQVLLNSGALRLGLLENSEQFAGFVFYWQLTDFVFIEHFAVSPEQRGAGIGSAVMQALEADHRKLVLEVELPHTIEAQRRIRFYEGLGFKAYAFNYLQPPYQAGGAPLPMLLMQKGMPPEEHTFTKISNEIYLEVYGC, from the coding sequence ATGTTATCAATACGGAATTTATTACCACCGCTCATCATCCCCGGACATGTAGCGGATTTATATGAACAGGCATTTCCCGCAGAGGAACGACGTAACCTGACTGCGCAGCAGGTATTGCTGAACAGTGGGGCCTTGCGACTGGGGCTGCTGGAGAACAGTGAACAATTTGCCGGTTTCGTATTCTACTGGCAACTGACAGATTTTGTATTTATCGAACACTTTGCGGTGAGTCCGGAACAAAGGGGCGCCGGCATTGGCAGTGCTGTTATGCAGGCACTTGAAGCAGATCATAGAAAGCTGGTACTGGAAGTTGAGTTACCTCATACTATCGAGGCGCAACGCCGTATCCGGTTTTACGAGGGACTGGGCTTCAAGGCTTATGCCTTCAATTATCTGCAACCACCCTATCAGGCAGGCGGCGCCCCGCTTCCTATGCTCTTAATGCAAAAAGGTATGCCCCCGGAGGAACATACCTTTACCAAAATCAGTAACGAAATTTATCTCGAAGTTTATGGCTGTTAG
- a CDS encoding DUF6600 domain-containing protein: protein MKNIKNYISLAVIAVSLSVTGVSCATTRQPYQQTQVSISGFYDALSPYGNWTTYGSYGQVWIPNAGPDFQPYSTAGHWVYSDYGWTWVSDYDWGWAPFHYGRWAFDDAYGWMWVPGTEWGPAWVSWRNSNDYYGWAPLGPGMMIGVSMNIPVGYWSFVPCQYITSTYVNRYYVDRGHRVNVYNNTTIINNTTVINNRTYYRGPATRDVERYTRNEIRPVRVVDGNRPGRATVDRNQVSMYRPQPSALRGGRGNNTFTNGNGNDRNNSDRPVPGRTIRRNDLPDRNIDRNNDGRPDNGTPGRTIDRGNMNRPDNSTPVRPIENNNNNNIPGRTNDNRPTRPEFDRNNNRPSTPAPSVPSAPSTRPVTPSNPGNNNTFTPRPDNNTRPDRSNSRPETRPMTPTPSPGPVTRPAQPQMSRPQPQPEMSRPQPQPSQSRPQMVAPQAQPRPSQPPMQSRPQVQPSRPAPQPQPQRAAPAPSAPRSDRGASRGGR, encoded by the coding sequence ATGAAAAACATTAAAAACTATATTTCATTAGCTGTGATTGCGGTTTCGCTGTCAGTCACCGGCGTATCCTGCGCCACGACCCGACAGCCTTATCAGCAGACACAGGTCTCTATATCCGGCTTCTACGATGCCCTTAGCCCATACGGTAACTGGACAACCTATGGTAGCTACGGACAGGTATGGATCCCGAACGCCGGTCCCGACTTCCAGCCATACTCTACCGCAGGTCACTGGGTATATTCAGACTACGGCTGGACATGGGTATCTGATTATGACTGGGGATGGGCGCCTTTCCACTACGGCCGCTGGGCATTCGATGATGCATATGGCTGGATGTGGGTGCCTGGTACCGAATGGGGACCAGCATGGGTAAGCTGGAGAAACAGTAATGATTACTATGGATGGGCGCCGCTTGGCCCCGGTATGATGATCGGTGTCAGTATGAACATCCCGGTAGGTTACTGGTCATTTGTACCCTGCCAGTACATTACCAGCACGTATGTGAACAGATACTATGTGGACAGAGGTCATCGTGTGAATGTCTATAACAACACCACCATCATCAACAATACAACGGTGATCAATAACCGGACTTATTACCGTGGTCCTGCTACCCGTGATGTGGAACGTTACACCCGTAACGAAATCCGCCCCGTACGTGTAGTGGATGGTAACCGTCCGGGCCGTGCTACTGTTGACCGTAACCAGGTAAGTATGTACCGTCCGCAGCCATCTGCTTTACGTGGAGGACGCGGTAACAACACCTTCACCAATGGCAACGGCAATGACAGGAATAACTCTGACAGACCAGTACCTGGCAGGACTATCCGCAGAAATGACTTACCTGACAGAAATATTGACAGAAATAATGATGGCCGACCTGATAACGGTACACCCGGCAGAACAATAGACAGGGGAAATATGAATCGTCCGGACAATAGCACGCCGGTAAGACCAATAGAGAATAACAATAACAACAATATACCTGGCAGAACCAATGATAACCGTCCGACCAGACCAGAGTTTGACAGGAATAACAACAGACCGTCCACACCGGCTCCGTCTGTACCGTCAGCTCCGTCTACAAGACCGGTAACACCGTCTAACCCGGGTAACAACAATACGTTTACGCCAAGACCTGACAACAATACAAGGCCTGACCGTTCTAACAGCAGACCTGAAACAAGGCCCATGACGCCGACACCTAGCCCTGGTCCGGTAACAAGACCAGCACAGCCGCAGATGTCACGTCCACAGCCACAACCTGAAATGTCACGTCCGCAGCCGCAGCCTTCTCAGTCTCGTCCGCAGATGGTAGCGCCACAGGCACAACCTCGTCCGTCACAGCCTCCAATGCAGTCACGTCCGCAGGTACAGCCATCACGGCCGGCGCCACAGCCGCAGCCACAACGTGCTGCTCCGGCGCCATCAGCGCCACGTAGCGACAGAGGCGCCAGCAGAGGCGGTCGTTAG
- a CDS encoding YqgE/AlgH family protein → MVSLSPGILLIADPFLKDQNFARTVVLLCEHQESRGSFGFVLNKVFDQSLNELVPEVLINNIRVYYGGPVQIDTIHFIHQQPELIRGGFEIRDGVYWGGEFDQVVSLINSGRLDLNKIKFFIGYSGWSSGQLENELNEKSWILSESNAPLIFEAKEQNIWPQALKNLGANFAIMANFPIDPLLN, encoded by the coding sequence ATGGTTTCTTTGTCGCCTGGAATATTACTGATTGCGGACCCATTCCTTAAAGATCAGAATTTTGCCCGTACCGTTGTATTACTGTGCGAACATCAGGAGAGTCGGGGTAGCTTTGGTTTTGTGCTTAACAAGGTGTTTGACCAGTCTTTGAATGAGCTTGTACCGGAAGTGCTGATAAACAACATCAGGGTGTATTACGGAGGACCGGTACAGATAGACACCATTCACTTTATACATCAGCAGCCTGAGTTGATCAGAGGCGGGTTTGAGATACGGGACGGCGTATATTGGGGAGGTGAGTTTGATCAGGTCGTATCATTGATCAACAGTGGCCGTCTGGACCTGAACAAGATCAAGTTTTTCATAGGTTATTCGGGATGGAGTAGCGGACAGCTTGAGAATGAACTCAATGAAAAATCCTGGATCTTATCTGAAAGCAATGCACCGCTTATTTTTGAAGCAAAAGAACAGAATATATGGCCGCAGGCATTGAAGAACCTGGGCGCTAACTTTGCCATCATGGCCAATTTCCCGATAGATCCACTATTGAACTAG
- a CDS encoding LD-carboxypeptidase — protein sequence MKIPPYLKKGDLIGITCSSSKMDLQAAEYAAEVISSWGFQVHLGITVGTSFHNFSAPDELRLEELQDMLDDPDIKAIIFGRGGYGMVCILDELDFKKFRKHPKWICGYSDITALHTHVQHQYGIPTIHSMMCSGIRPETVENEYVDSLRLALKGTSYRYTAAPHDLNRTGKGSGKLIGGNLSLLANLSGTESQPDTKGKILVLEDIGEYRYNVDRMMYNLKRAGWLEDLAGLVIGSFTDGKETDTPFGQTEYEIIRNIVQDYEYPVCFGFPVGHTHENYSLKLGLPHELHVTARQAKLSQRDI from the coding sequence ATGAAAATTCCGCCATACCTCAAAAAAGGTGATCTGATAGGCATCACCTGTAGTAGTAGTAAAATGGATCTGCAGGCAGCAGAATATGCTGCTGAAGTGATCAGTTCCTGGGGTTTCCAGGTACACCTGGGCATTACGGTAGGCACCAGTTTCCATAATTTCTCTGCTCCGGATGAACTGCGGCTGGAAGAGCTGCAGGATATGCTGGACGACCCTGATATCAAAGCTATCATTTTTGGCCGCGGTGGTTATGGCATGGTGTGTATACTGGATGAACTGGATTTCAAGAAATTCCGCAAACATCCCAAGTGGATCTGCGGGTATAGTGATATTACCGCCCTGCATACCCATGTTCAGCACCAGTACGGCATTCCTACCATCCACTCCATGATGTGTAGTGGTATAAGGCCCGAAACCGTTGAAAACGAATATGTAGATAGTCTCCGGCTGGCCTTAAAAGGTACTTCCTACCGTTATACGGCGGCGCCACATGATCTGAACCGTACCGGAAAGGGCAGTGGTAAGCTGATTGGTGGTAACCTGTCCCTCCTGGCCAACCTGTCAGGTACGGAATCGCAACCGGATACAAAAGGCAAAATACTGGTTCTGGAAGATATCGGCGAATACCGCTATAATGTCGACCGTATGATGTACAACCTGAAAAGGGCAGGATGGCTGGAAGATCTCGCCGGACTGGTAATCGGGTCTTTTACAGATGGCAAAGAGACGGATACGCCTTTTGGCCAGACTGAGTACGAGATCATCCGGAATATTGTACAGGATTACGAATACCCGGTCTGCTTCGGCTTCCCGGTAGGACATACGCATGAGAACTATTCCCTGAAACTGGGTCTGCCACATGAACTGCATGTAACAGCCAGACAGGCTAAATTATCGCAACGCGACATCTAA
- the atpD gene encoding F0F1 ATP synthase subunit beta, whose amino-acid sequence MPNTGKIKQIIGPVVDVHFDGKLPEIYNALEITRENGQKVVLEVQQHLGEDSVRCVAMDSTDGFVRGMAVTDKGTPIKMPVGEGIKGRLFNVVGEAIDGLGDVDSSNGYPIHRKPPKFEDLATDTEVLFTGIKVIDLIEPYAKGGKIGLFGGAGVGKTVLIQELINNIAKGYEGLSVFAGVGERTREGNDLMREMIEAGIVKYGAKFQESMEHGGWDLSAVDKEGLKQSQATFIFGQMNEPPGARARVALSGLTMAEYFRDGDGTAGGGKDILFFVDNIFRFTQAGSEVSALLGRMPSAVGYQPTLATEMGLMQERITSTKNGSITSVQAVYVPADDLTDPAPATTFAHLDATTVLDRKISDLGIYPAVSPLESTSRILSPSIVGEAHYNCAQRVKMILQRYKELQDIIAILGMDELSDEDKLTVSRARRVQRFLSQPFHVAEQFTGLKGVLVPIEETIRGFNMIMDGEVDEYPEAAFNLVGNIEAAIEKGKKLLEAANN is encoded by the coding sequence ATGCCTAACACAGGTAAGATCAAGCAAATTATCGGTCCCGTGGTGGACGTCCACTTTGATGGAAAGTTGCCCGAAATCTACAACGCACTGGAAATTACCCGCGAAAATGGTCAGAAGGTAGTGCTGGAAGTACAGCAGCACCTTGGTGAAGATAGCGTTCGTTGCGTAGCAATGGACTCTACGGATGGTTTCGTGAGAGGAATGGCCGTAACGGACAAGGGCACTCCTATTAAAATGCCGGTGGGCGAAGGCATCAAAGGTCGCTTGTTCAACGTGGTAGGTGAGGCTATCGATGGCTTGGGTGATGTTGATAGCAGCAATGGATATCCTATTCACCGTAAGCCGCCTAAATTCGAAGATCTGGCAACAGATACAGAAGTACTGTTCACTGGTATCAAAGTAATCGACCTGATCGAGCCATATGCAAAAGGTGGTAAGATTGGTTTGTTCGGTGGTGCTGGTGTGGGTAAAACCGTATTGATCCAGGAGTTGATCAACAACATCGCAAAAGGTTACGAAGGTTTATCCGTATTTGCCGGCGTGGGTGAGCGTACCCGTGAAGGTAATGACCTGATGCGTGAAATGATCGAAGCCGGTATCGTAAAATATGGCGCGAAATTCCAGGAGTCCATGGAACATGGCGGATGGGATCTGAGCGCAGTAGATAAAGAGGGTCTGAAACAATCTCAGGCTACCTTCATCTTCGGTCAGATGAACGAACCACCAGGAGCACGTGCTCGTGTGGCTTTATCCGGTCTGACAATGGCAGAATATTTCCGTGATGGAGATGGTACTGCAGGTGGTGGTAAAGATATCCTGTTCTTCGTAGACAACATCTTCCGTTTCACCCAGGCAGGTTCTGAAGTATCCGCGCTGTTAGGTCGTATGCCATCAGCGGTGGGTTATCAGCCAACCCTGGCAACAGAGATGGGTCTGATGCAGGAGCGTATCACTTCCACTAAAAATGGTTCAATCACTTCCGTACAGGCGGTTTACGTACCTGCGGATGACTTGACTGACCCTGCTCCGGCTACAACCTTTGCCCACCTGGATGCTACCACCGTATTGGATCGTAAGATCTCCGACTTAGGTATCTATCCTGCTGTGAGCCCGCTGGAATCAACTTCCCGTATCCTCAGCCCTAGCATCGTAGGTGAAGCTCACTACAACTGTGCACAGAGAGTTAAAATGATCCTTCAGCGTTATAAAGAACTGCAGGACATCATCGCAATCCTGGGTATGGATGAGTTGAGTGATGAAGATAAACTGACTGTATCCCGCGCTCGTCGTGTGCAGCGTTTCCTGTCTCAGCCTTTCCACGTAGCAGAACAGTTCACTGGTCTGAAAGGTGTACTGGTACCAATCGAAGAAACTATCCGTGGTTTCAACATGATCATGGACGGTGAAGTAGATGAGTATCCGGAAGCAGCATTCAACCTGGTTGGTAACATCGAAGCAGCTATCGAGAAAGGTAAGAAACTGCTGGAAGCAGCTAATAACTAA
- a CDS encoding alpha/beta hydrolase translates to MFSKLKLKPILSAILGLYLVIGVLLTLFQKKFIFHPEPLEASYVFKYDIPFEEISIRINEKQTLSAMLFKADQPKGMVIYFHGNARNISKYGNKARLMLKRGYSVLMMDYPTYGKTTGKLTETTIYDNALHMYEVARKFYPPDSIIIYGRSLGTAVAAQLAAVRDCKRLVLEAPYFNMTEMAMRLVPLYPYAYMLDFKFPTNEYLPKVTAPVVIIHGTDDKTIPVESGKKLEKLFKTGDQFITIPGADHNNLEKYPDYLKALDVALR, encoded by the coding sequence ATGTTCAGCAAGCTGAAACTAAAACCTATACTTTCCGCGATCCTGGGGCTTTACCTGGTGATCGGCGTATTGCTGACCTTATTCCAGAAAAAGTTCATCTTTCATCCGGAACCGCTGGAGGCGAGTTATGTCTTCAAATACGACATTCCATTTGAAGAAATCAGCATCCGTATCAATGAGAAACAGACGCTGAGCGCCATGCTGTTTAAGGCAGATCAGCCGAAAGGTATGGTAATATACTTTCATGGGAATGCCCGTAATATTTCCAAATATGGAAATAAGGCCAGATTGATGCTGAAACGCGGCTACAGTGTGTTGATGATGGATTATCCTACTTATGGAAAAACCACCGGCAAACTGACCGAAACGACGATCTACGACAACGCCCTGCATATGTATGAGGTAGCCCGGAAGTTTTATCCACCGGACAGTATTATCATTTACGGAAGATCACTGGGGACGGCAGTCGCTGCCCAACTGGCAGCTGTCCGCGATTGTAAACGACTGGTGCTGGAAGCTCCGTATTTCAACATGACAGAGATGGCAATGCGTTTGGTACCGCTTTACCCTTACGCGTATATGCTCGATTTCAAGTTCCCGACAAATGAATACCTGCCCAAAGTAACAGCGCCTGTTGTCATCATTCATGGTACGGATGATAAGACAATACCGGTTGAATCAGGGAAGAAACTGGAGAAGCTGTTCAAAACAGGCGACCAGTTTATAACTATACCCGGCGCGGATCACAATAACCTGGAGAAATATCCTGACTATCTGAAAGCGTTAGATGTCGCGTTGCGATAA
- the metG gene encoding methionine--tRNA ligase produces the protein MAKFNRYLITAALPYANGPVHIGHLAGCYIPADIYVRYLRAKKADVKFIGGTDEHGVPITIKAMKENVTPQDIVDKYHKIIYDSFTDMGISFDIFSRTTKQVHHETAADFFKTMYDKGLFEEKESEQFFDETANVFLADRYIVGTCPKCGNPNAYGDQCERCGTSLSPDELIEPRSTLSNAVPVKKKTKHWYMPLQNYEPFLKEWLLEGHKEWKNNVYGQCKSWIDGGLQSRAMTRDSSWGIQVPLPDAEGKVLYVWFDAPIGYISATKELTANWADYWCKDDTKLVHFIGKDNIVFHCVIFPAMLKGHGGYVLPENVPANEFLNIESEKVSTSRNWAVWVHDYVKDFPDQQDVLRYVLTSIAPETKDSDFTWKDFQQRNNSELTDIFSNFVHRTMVLMHKLCNGKVPAFHADLKDEKDDALFAALTASKQRIEDSLENFRFREALAEVIDISRSGNKYLQEREPWKLASAMAKDPSLAAANQKQIDNCLHLCLQLTANLAILVNPFLPFTAKKICHMLKVVDRMLEWENAGSLKLVNVGYPLREPEYLFSKIDDVKIQEQIDKLKAGLVKPAAAPVETKVKEMKPEIQFDDFAKLDLRVGTILEAEKVPKADKLLKLLVDIGTEKRTVVSGIAEHFTPEEVVGKQVTLVANLAPRKMRGIESQGMILMAENAAGKLVFVNPDAAVDAGSEVR, from the coding sequence ATGGCAAAATTTAACAGATATCTAATAACAGCGGCATTGCCTTATGCCAACGGACCGGTCCACATCGGTCACCTGGCTGGCTGTTATATTCCCGCCGATATATATGTGCGCTACCTGCGTGCTAAAAAGGCGGATGTAAAGTTCATAGGAGGAACTGACGAACACGGAGTACCTATCACCATCAAGGCGATGAAGGAAAACGTGACGCCGCAGGATATTGTGGATAAATATCATAAGATCATCTATGACAGCTTTACAGACATGGGTATCTCTTTCGATATTTTCTCCAGAACCACTAAACAGGTACACCACGAAACAGCAGCTGACTTCTTCAAGACGATGTATGATAAAGGGCTGTTTGAAGAAAAGGAAAGCGAGCAGTTCTTTGACGAAACTGCCAATGTATTCCTGGCTGACCGTTATATCGTTGGTACCTGCCCTAAATGCGGTAACCCGAATGCATACGGCGACCAGTGTGAAAGATGTGGTACTTCTCTGAGTCCGGACGAACTGATTGAACCACGTTCTACCCTCAGCAATGCCGTGCCTGTCAAGAAAAAGACAAAGCACTGGTATATGCCTTTACAGAACTATGAACCATTCCTGAAAGAATGGCTCCTGGAAGGTCATAAAGAGTGGAAAAACAACGTATACGGTCAGTGTAAAAGCTGGATCGACGGCGGTCTGCAAAGCAGGGCGATGACCCGCGACAGCAGCTGGGGTATCCAGGTGCCACTGCCGGATGCAGAAGGAAAAGTACTGTACGTATGGTTTGATGCACCGATCGGTTATATCTCCGCTACCAAAGAACTGACCGCCAACTGGGCAGACTACTGGTGTAAAGATGATACCAAGCTGGTACACTTTATTGGTAAAGACAATATCGTGTTCCACTGCGTGATATTCCCGGCAATGCTGAAAGGCCATGGTGGATATGTACTGCCTGAAAATGTGCCTGCAAACGAGTTCCTGAATATCGAAAGTGAGAAAGTGTCTACCTCCCGTAACTGGGCGGTATGGGTGCATGATTATGTAAAGGACTTCCCCGATCAGCAGGATGTACTGCGTTACGTATTGACCAGCATCGCGCCTGAAACAAAGGACAGCGACTTTACCTGGAAAGATTTCCAGCAGCGTAATAACAGTGAGTTAACTGATATCTTCAGCAACTTTGTGCACCGTACTATGGTATTGATGCATAAACTCTGCAATGGTAAAGTACCCGCTTTCCATGCAGATCTGAAAGACGAGAAAGATGATGCATTATTTGCCGCGCTGACCGCTTCCAAACAGCGGATCGAGGATTCACTGGAAAACTTCCGTTTCCGTGAAGCACTGGCAGAAGTAATTGATATCTCCCGTTCAGGTAACAAATACCTCCAGGAAAGAGAACCATGGAAACTGGCAAGTGCGATGGCAAAAGATCCGTCACTGGCAGCAGCCAACCAGAAACAGATCGACAACTGTCTGCACCTGTGTCTGCAGCTGACCGCCAACCTGGCGATCCTGGTGAATCCGTTCCTGCCATTCACCGCGAAGAAGATCTGCCATATGCTGAAGGTCGTAGATCGTATGCTGGAGTGGGAAAATGCAGGTAGTCTTAAACTGGTGAATGTAGGATATCCGCTGCGCGAGCCGGAGTATCTGTTCAGCAAAATTGACGATGTGAAGATCCAGGAGCAGATCGATAAACTGAAAGCAGGTCTGGTGAAACCAGCAGCAGCTCCTGTCGAAACGAAAGTAAAAGAAATGAAGCCTGAGATACAGTTCGATGATTTCGCAAAACTCGACCTGCGCGTAGGTACAATCCTGGAAGCAGAGAAAGTACCAAAAGCGGATAAACTGCTGAAATTACTGGTAGATATCGGTACTGAAAAACGTACGGTGGTATCTGGTATCGCAGAACATTTTACACCGGAAGAAGTAGTAGGTAAACAGGTAACACTGGTGGCCAACCTGGCGCCAAGAAAAATGCGTGGTATCGAAAGTCAGGGAATGATCCTGATGGCTGAAAATGCTGCCGGTAAACTGGTATTCGTTAATCCGGATGCAGCAGTAGATGCAGGTAGTGAAGTGAGATAA
- a CDS encoding sensor histidine kinase yields the protein MVPLKKVFPIIVVLITLSLLGIIWIQVNWIYNAAIVRREQMEQRAVNVMLDVKEKMLQRKAPPMRFKVDGAAIRPTEKGLAIDKYEITNTIDLTTSVSDRFTTREVQEMIAKSLREQHLDTTFEFAILGKGHFGNSNGIRMQSAGLSKMLENTTSSDSLDYTFQYIPLVNSFDYVTGETETLLLVQPKNSMMLLLSLGKMMAGGLLFTAVIITAFILTIRTMLNQKKLSEIKSDFINNMTHELKTPLATISLAIDAIGNEKVMDNRDKIRYFSGIIKEENKRMNKQVESILQSALLEKNEIGLNLQVTDVHDVISSTVENLQLQLDAKQGHAELRLDAINPIIKADDVHFSNVIFNLLDNAIKYSKENLEVVISTHNTRKSLIITIADNGIGMSRDTISRIFEKFYRAHTGNVHNVKGFGLGLSYVKAIVDAHKGKIKVESTMGKGSKFTLEFPQE from the coding sequence ATGGTACCATTGAAGAAAGTATTTCCCATAATTGTGGTGTTAATTACCCTGTCATTATTGGGAATCATCTGGATCCAGGTTAACTGGATCTATAACGCCGCTATCGTACGTCGCGAGCAGATGGAACAGCGCGCAGTAAACGTAATGCTGGACGTGAAGGAGAAGATGCTTCAACGTAAAGCGCCTCCTATGCGTTTTAAAGTAGATGGCGCTGCCATCCGGCCTACTGAAAAGGGATTGGCGATTGATAAGTATGAGATCACCAATACTATCGATCTGACAACGAGTGTCAGCGATCGCTTCACAACAAGAGAAGTGCAGGAGATGATCGCTAAAAGTCTGCGTGAGCAACACCTGGATACAACATTCGAATTTGCCATATTGGGTAAAGGTCATTTTGGCAATAGCAACGGCATCCGTATGCAATCTGCCGGATTGTCCAAAATGCTTGAAAATACCACCAGCTCAGATAGCCTTGACTATACGTTCCAGTATATACCACTGGTGAATAGCTTTGACTATGTGACAGGCGAAACAGAAACACTGCTGCTGGTACAGCCTAAGAACAGCATGATGTTACTCTTATCGCTGGGTAAAATGATGGCAGGTGGATTGTTATTTACTGCCGTGATCATTACTGCATTTATACTCACTATCCGGACAATGCTGAATCAGAAGAAATTGTCGGAGATCAAATCAGACTTTATCAACAACATGACGCATGAACTGAAAACACCATTGGCCACGATCTCGCTGGCTATTGATGCTATCGGTAATGAAAAGGTCATGGACAACAGGGATAAGATCCGTTACTTCTCTGGTATCATCAAAGAGGAGAACAAGCGTATGAACAAACAGGTAGAGAGCATCCTGCAATCTGCCTTACTGGAGAAGAATGAAATAGGACTGAATCTGCAGGTGACAGATGTACATGATGTAATATCCAGCACAGTAGAAAATCTGCAATTACAGCTGGATGCAAAACAAGGTCACGCCGAACTGCGACTGGATGCAATCAATCCCATCATTAAAGCAGACGATGTGCATTTCTCCAACGTAATCTTCAATCTGCTGGATAATGCCATCAAGTATTCAAAAGAAAACCTTGAGGTAGTGATATCTACACACAATACACGTAAAAGCCTCATTATTACAATAGCAGATAACGGTATCGGTATGAGCCGTGACACGATTTCCCGTATCTTTGAAAAATTCTATCGTGCACATACAGGTAATGTGCATAACGTAAAAGGATTCGGATTGGGATTAAGTTATGTGAAAGCCATCGTGGATGCCCATAAAGGCAAGATCAAAGTAGAAAGCACGATGGGGAAGGGTAGTAAGTTTACATTGGAATTTCCACAAGAATAG